In Glycine max cultivar Williams 82 chromosome 15, Glycine_max_v4.0, whole genome shotgun sequence, the DNA window GGTTTATGTCCTCCTATGAACAGGTGGGACTCTctgattttattgatttaattttctctcAACTTGTTTTCAGTATCGCCATGTTTTAATATTTCTctttgtttgtatttggatGGTTACAACAGAGGGTGCAACCCTTTGATAAAAGGTATCAGTACCTCTTGTTTGCTGCTGAACCATATGAAATCGTTGCTTTCAAGGTATTTTCTTACTTTTGGACTTTCTTTGCACTTTGCTTTTGCCTCTGTTTTTGCTCATTACTCTACATTTTCAGGTGCCCAGCACGGAGATTGACAAGTCCACTCCAAATTTCTTCTCGCACTGGGATCCTGACTCCAAGATGTTCACGGTTATTACATTTACTCCTCTTTTTAGTTTGTCATGGAAAACTCGATCTATCCAAATGTTTACGTGTTATATGCATTTTATACAAACATCTGAATGGCCTTGCAGCATGTTTGATAAATGTTTGTGGTGAAGAAATAATGATTATTCAGTTTTCAGAAGAGGCTCTTTCTTCAAGCTTTTGATTAAAAACCTGTTTTAACCTTAAATTGAGCTACTAATGCTCATATACACATGGCCCCGACATCCAAACATGAATGAGTCTGGTCTAGAAAATTAGTTGTCGCGTTTTAATTGTTTGCTCCTGTATGTATCAATGCAAACCAATTATTCAAGCATTCAGCAGCAGAACTAGGTTGGCGATATCCTGTCTGCTTTCTTGCCTTAATTCTTTCTGTTTGTGTGGTTTGCattattgatatttaatttcCACCATCTGCGATGGATGACTTGAATTGATACTTGTTTGCAGCTACAATTgtattttaaatccaagccgcCAGAGGCGAACAAACCGCAGCCTGCCTCTACTGCCAATGGCACAGCACCATCTGGTGTACCACCAAGGCCTTTGCCCCCACCACCCCAAGGTCCActaccaccacctccacctccTCCACAAGGGCTACCTCCTGGTGCACCCATGGCAAATCCTCCTAGAGCTCCTCCACCTCCAATGCCGGGATCTATGCCACCTCCTCCTATGGCAGCAACTAACGGTCCTAGACCTGCACCTTCTGGTGGAATGCCATCTATTCCACCCCCACCCCCTGTTGCAAGTGGGACATCGGGTTTCAACATGGGTGCTAGACCTCCATCAATGCCACCTCCACAAGGTTTTCCTTCCCAACCCATGCAGGGCCATGGTGTCCGTCTTCCTCCTCCACCCCCAAACATGGGACAGTAGGTCCTCAGGCTTTAGGACAGCAAGCATCATTGGAAGTGCTAAACAACTGTAGTAGAATGTGTCCGTTAAGGACTTAATGCTTTGTATGGTAGAGGCAAGGTTTCTTAAGCAATACACCAAATTACCTGTACACTCTTCATTGTGCCATTTTTACATTTACAAATTAAGATGTTGAAGTATCGAGATTTTTGGCTTTGGTGGTATTTATGTCTTTGGAGTGACCGTGTCCACAAATTTAGGTCTCAGTAGCTTGATATGATTGGAATATTTTGGTTTGTTGCAAGTAATTTAGGATCAAGGCTTGATCGGGTCATTTATGTAGTAGTAACTACTTGATTATGGGGAATCACAGGTGATACGGTTTCCGCAACTTGGTTTTCggaattttttatatgaatttacGACAAGTTGAAGTTAGATTCAATCGCTGTTCTTTTTCCGtggttgtaacttgtaagtaaTTGAATATCAGGTACAGTAAACAGGTCCCCGATGGAAATTCATAAAATGAGGTAGCAAAAGATCCACAAGAGAGTAGTTTAGCAGATGGgacatcaaataattgaatttcaaaattcatcCCTAATATTTCTGCTACCACTCCAAAGATGGCAACCACAAATGTTGCGGTTGAGTAAAAGCTCAAACTGGATAAGCTGATTTCGAACATTTTCCTGTGACAAAAAATTTCGGTCAGCTGttctaaattaaaatagttcAGCCAGTCAAACAAGTTCAATGAACAATCCATATCATCACATAATGCAAATGAAGACACTGTGTAaccatttttgttcttttagagCCCTATAAAATTTCAGATAATCAGTAATATTAAGGGGGAGTTTGTTTCAAGGtacataattatattatcaGGAATCACATTCCCAAAGAATTTTATGcccaaaactaaaatattatcaCCATGAACATGGAAGAAGAAATGTGAAAGAATGAAGTGGAGATTGGcctttattgtaaaatgtaaCTTCTATGTTTCACCATGGGAATAAGAAGTCGTTGTCCCATACACCTATTATCATAAAGCAACAAAATTCGAAATACTCCTACCTCTGCCCATTCTGAGTTGTTTGGGTGAACATGTGCAATAATTTGCATGTATGATCAGACATAAGAAAGATGACCAAAAATTaggataaataaaattgatatgaACCCAGGgggaaagaaaacaaaccagTTGAATGTTGATGAAATCTTCTGTGTCATCAATGTATTCTTTCAACTGAAACAAAAGGCAGGAAACGGTGGTTGATAAACTGTTATGAAGCCAGAAAGAAAAGGGTTAGTGTAGATAATACTATGTTTACCGATAATGACAACAAAGTATGCTTCCAGCAACATCTCAAGCTCCTCTATTCTTTCCTTAGTACTTTAAGAACTCCTCATGCTCTCGTGTCGACTCCTAGCAATGCTGTAGCTCTTTTCAAGCTTCCGAGAATCAGGAGAGACCGGAGCAGAAATAGATGCACCATTAACTGATTTATATCCAACCATAGACTGTTCTCCATAAAATGACAACTCCATTCACCTTTTCTTCTCAGGAAGATACATTTCGGCCATATCACCATCATCGTCCATAAATTTCATCTCTAACCTGAATATATGCATTTGCAAAgcaaatagtaataataagacTCATAAAATATGGTAACTCTCACTTGCAAtcataaagaaagaagaaaatataaatgagcattaaaaaaaattaaaattaattagatcaagttaaatgataaatagtaatttaaatattatataatttaacaattaattatttgtctTTCTTAAATTCTGGTTGTCACGTGATGAACATAATCCGTCAACATTGATGTATCTTTGGGCCCTCCAAAAAATCCTATGTATCAGTACTTACATCATTAATAACGGGCTTTTGTGAGACTGCTTATGAACCTCGTTAACTGGATGATTCACATGCTCAACATCCTTAGCAGCAGCTGCAGCTGCTAGTTGTCTATGTGCAGCTACTGTCGACCTTCGACGCTGAGGGGATTCTTCTACATCACCACTAATCTGTCTCCCTAAGGCTCTTCCTAAAATATAAACGACAATAACAATTAATGTCATccttcaaataatatttaagtttcataaattatataacaaattcACTAATAAATCTTCTAAAACCCTATTGTATTATACAATGTAGTATATTTTAACAAAGGTAATGactaacatttaaattaaaattaaatcattaatgtaacaaactaaaatatatcatgaaaatcaaactacaaatttttttaatttcaaattttttataaattactatttaataattcataaatacatatttaattatttttaaataactattttgatacttttatatattcataaattaatatagaaattcttttttaaaatttttatacttgACATCACCAATtctagtaaattaaaataaatcatccaaatttaagtacaattttgttttttttttatttctaacaaaTGACTGCTTCATTGTtttataaataagtattttaataattttaaatatttataaaaaaatgaagaaattatttatttttatacttctaaacactatttatataaatatttaatactattagTGTAATAATATTGATGCGAgtataccaataaaaaaaatttgtcctATACAATATTATCTTATATTGTTTAACTAAATTCTACAAtatatagttataaaaaaattggaatttttgttatttcacaattttataaaaaactattttaaatatacaaattaattaaatatgttattttcaaaataattaaataacaataaaatttataaattgatttttaaataaataaaattcataaataaattaattactaaaaaacaacttaaataaacaaatatgaataattaatttttttaaaatcaaataatacaaataacaacaaaattttatatttatatttaaataaataaataaattcaaataataatttattattaaacaacaaaattaaaataaaaaaataattatatagatTGTCAATCTGTATCATTAATACGAATTGTCAATCTGTATGCATTATACGGATTTTCAATCCATTACAATGTTATGGATTCTCATTTTCAATCAACAGAGAAAATAATCTCAGACAAAGGGATTCACGGTGACGACAACAACGGAGGCAAGAACTGGCGGCACGGTGCAGAGGGAGGGATGAACAACGGGGACTTGACGGCACGGTGCAAATGGACGAAAAGTGAAGATGGAAGCAGCATGCAGGCACGCAATGAGTTGGGTATAAGGAGAGGGAGActggttttaaaattttaagtgaaaggttttaCCACTCCACTTAAAATATTAGGTGCATAAGAACTTTTGCTAGTGCAAGAAGAAAGTCCCTACAACCTTTATACCCAGGTGCTCCGTATaatcatagaaaaattaaatacaataaatatagtaatttgtgattaaaaaataaaataatatttgtgcattacattaatataaagaagGGTTTGGCTAACAAATGTATTTAAcacattggttaaaaaattaaaaaaatatttattgtgaaaattatagaaaaatgtaaaaaaaatcacaaacattataatgttttacaaaataaaaataaaagataatggaTCAAAAATAATTAGCGGTTGATAAAATTAAGTACTTCCCTATTCCtaaatataagtttattttttaaaaatttatttgtcttttttataaGACTCTTTTCAAGTTatcttttacattaattatgtttttttatccaaatatccTTTATTACTctacaataaatattatatatttaaaagataaatacatTATTTCTCTTATAAgaattgaataagaagaataacACACATTAATTAGGGACAAAGGTAGGGATGGCCAAGTGTACCGGGATCCTATGGGTATCCAAAAAAATATCTACAAGGAGGGCCAATAATTACTTGTAGTATTGGGGTTGGATATAGGACGAGTATATACCTCCAAATTTACGAGGGTATGAATGCTAGTGCAGTAGTATGTATATTATAGTACCTAACCCGTCTTGTCTCAcacatatcatatatataatttttattattaaaaataattatatttttatgataatactCTAAGTCTTTAATTTCTAATAGTATCACTATCAGAGAGTGAAAATAATAAACCTTTAATTAAAGTTTTTGTTAAACCATTATTAACCAACTTTCCTAAATGGCgtgaattagttaaaaaaaattatatttagaaaCAAAGGTAGGGATGACAAAGTGTATATGCGGGTAAGTAACTACTTACAATATTAGAGTTGGACATGGGATGAGTATACACTTGTAAATTTACACGGGTATAAGTGCGGATATgggtattataatatatatatatatatatatatatatatatatatatatataattttgttaaaaataattatatttttatggcaATACTCTAAGTCTTTAATCTCTAACAATATCACTATAAGAGAGTGAAAAACactaaacttttaattaaagtttttgTTAAGCAATTAGAATATCAACTTTAACAATTACTATGTTGGATGATTatctttgttgttttgtttatttatgacttgagtttgaatgaatcaattttatatttacttgttttaactaaattatttttatcaatttattattattaaccttATATATAAGTAAAGTGCGGGTTGCATGTACAGATATAAGTATATAGGTACCCAACAAATACAATGATgaagattaaaattattatccGTGCGAATATGAGATCAGATATTCGGATAcgagtattatttttaaacgCGGGTATGAGGATGAGTATTGTAAGACCCTAGAGAACATCAATAAATAAGACATATGTAATTGAGATTTCCAGGTAGATGGGAGTATATTAAAAGAGTGAAAGAATGAAAAACGCCATATATGTGAAGCTGTTTTCAATTAGTATGTTTTAGAGCTAATCTTGTACTAGTGTGTAATGGTGCATGCACAATGAAGTACAAACGAGGTGATAATGCTATATTTAAGTAAAGAGCGATATATAGGTTGCATCGCATGAGTTAAATTCAGTCATGTTAAGTGTTATCTGACCTCCAGATGAGCAATGACCAATGTGATTCTAGAGCTGGTTTTTCTATGATAAGGAAAGGAATATGTCCTGTTTCTGTTATTGTTTGTTCTTTACCTTGATTCCAAATTCCAATTCCAACAGGGCTTTGTTGATGAAGAAGAATTTGTAATGTATGGGCCTCCCACTCAGATATAAACTTGGATTTGGACAAAGCTCTGAATCTGCCATCCGCTCAGCTGGGTCTAGATCATTGGCCTTGGACAAAGCTTTGAATCTGTCAAGTTTTAAAAATACAcgactataaaatttaaaaaatgtttaaattatatatattgaaatagtttaattagttttacaata includes these proteins:
- the LOC100818114 gene encoding splicing factor 3A subunit 2 isoform X2, translating into MDREWGSKPGSGGAASAQNEAIDRRERLRRLALETIDLAKDPYFMRNHLGSYECKLCLTLHNNEGNYLAHTQGKRHQTNLAKRAAREAKDAPAQPQPHKRKVTLRKTVKIGRPGYRVTKQYDPETKQRSLLFQIEYPEIEDLMKPRHRFMSSYEQRVQPFDKRYQYLLFAAEPYEIVAFKVPSTEIDKSTPNFFSHWDPDSKMFTLQLYFKSKPPEANKPQPASTANGTAPSGVPPRPLPPPPQGPLPPPPPPPQGLPPGAPMANPPRAPPPPMPGSMPPPPMAATNGPRPAPSGGMPSIPPPPPVASGTSGFNMGARPPSMPPPQGFPSQPMQGHGVRLPPPPPNMGQ
- the LOC100818114 gene encoding uncharacterized protein isoform X1, encoding MDREWGSKPGSGGAASAQNEAIDRRERLRRLALETIDLAKDPYFMRNHLGSYECKLCLTLHNNEGNYLAHTQGKRHQTNLAKRAAREAKDAPAQPQPHKRKVTLRKTVKIGRPGYRVTKQYDPETKQRSLLFQIEYPEIEDLMKPRHRFMSSYEQRVQPFDKRYQYLLFAAEPYEIVAFKVFSYFWTFFALCFCLCFCSLLYIFRCPARRLTSPLQISSRTGILTPRCSRYNCILNPSRQRRTNRSLPLLPMAQHHLVYHQGLCPHHPKVHYHHLHLLHKGYLLVHPWQILLELLHLQCRDLCHLLLWQQLTVLDLHLLVECHLFHPHPLLQVGHRVSTWVLDLHQCHLHKVFLPNPCRAMVSVFLLHPQTWDSRSSGFRTASIIGSAKQL